Genomic window (Chryseobacterium sp. H1D6B):
ATTTACATATAGTAGCCCTTTTCAAGTTTAATGAAAACTATTTGATGGAGGCAGTAGAGCTGTTTCAGACTTTAGTGAGAGAGACAAGAAAAGAAAATGGTTGTCTGCAGTATGACCTTATTGAAGATAAAGACAATAAAGGAACTTTTTTCCTGATAGAATTATGGGAAAGTGTTGAACATCACAACGGGCATATCGGCCAGGATCATCTTTTAAATTTCCGTAAAGAGACTTCCAGAATGACGGTAAGCACTGCTGAAGTCTACAAAGGATTTAAAATATATTAAACTGAACATATTGAGTTTAAAAATTTAAAAGGCTGTTTACCATTTGTAAGCAGCCTTTTATTAGAAAAAATAGAAAGTATTAAAATTTAAAATTATTTTACAATAAGTTTTTTAGTCTGTGTCTGATCTCCAAATGTGATTTTAACAAGATAATTTCCTGAGGTAAGAT
Coding sequences:
- a CDS encoding putative quinol monooxygenase, which produces MNLHIVALFKFNENYLMEAVELFQTLVRETRKENGCLQYDLIEDKDNKGTFFLIELWESVEHHNGHIGQDHLLNFRKETSRMTVSTAEVYKGFKIY